The following are encoded together in the Argopecten irradians isolate NY chromosome 5, Ai_NY, whole genome shotgun sequence genome:
- the LOC138323298 gene encoding protocadherin-11 X-linked-like isoform X1, with product MNAVCRINKGHPTSMLFNKEITLTCRYSQTYNNMAWILIIFSLFLGVDSTHFNFSVLENMPPGTYLGTVEGVGAGPNDTLPMIHLSPPPIPFTVELRTGGLYSFFGLDREAKSIYKFDVLETIDGVDTLLANVTVHILDVNDNAPVFSRQMYNVSIKEETPVSTDILTLQSTDADEGNKLVYRIVTQPSPFAINSTTGVLSVQQTLKELGYAVQAQVSDGMKTFLIHYIVLVLIQYKCEIVSFCLSYFQLENLRTYYFV from the exons ATGAATGCCGTATGCCGAATCAACAAAGGTCATCCTACTAGTATGCTTTTCAATAAGGAGATAACACTCACCTGTCGCTATTCACAGACCTATAACAACATGGCGTGGATTTTAATTATATTCTCCTTATTTCTtg gAGTTGACAGTACCCATTTTAACTTCAGCGTACTGGAGAACATGCCGCCTGGGACGTACCTTGGCACG GTTGAAGGTGTTGGCGCAGGTCCGAATGATACCCTTCCAATGATCCATCTGTCACCTCCCCCTATCCCTTTCACCGTTGAATTGCGCACGGGCGGACTTTACTCCTTTTTCGGGTTGGACAGGGAAGCTAAATCTATCTACAAATTTGATGTCTTGGAGACCATTGATGGAGTAGATACACTACTAGCCAACGTAACTGTTCACATTTTAGACGTTAATGACAACGCGCCAGTGTTTTCACGTCAGATGTATAACGTTTCCATAAAAGAAGAAACACCGGTGTCAACTGACATTTTAACGTTACAATCAACAGATGCAGACGAAGGGAACAagttagtgtacagaatagtaACACAGCCGTCACCTTTCGCCATTAACTCTACGACAGGCGTTCTCTCTGTACAACAAACCCTTAAGGAGCTAGGCTATGCTGTTCAGGCCCAAGTCAGCGACGGTATGAAGACGTTTTTAATACATTATATTGTCTTGGTcttgatacaatataaatgcGAAATCGTTTCCTTCTGTTTAAGCTACTTCCAATTGGAAAATCTTCGAACCTATTATTTCGTATGA
- the LOC138323298 gene encoding protocadherin gamma-A2-like isoform X2: MNAVCRINKGHPTSMLFNKEITLTCRYSQTYNNMAWILIIFSLFLGVDSTHFNFSVLENMPPGTYLGTVEGVGAGPNDTLPMIHLSPPPIPFTVELRTGGLYSFFGLDREAKSIYKFDVLETIDGVDTLLANVTVHILDVNDNAPVFSRQMYNVSIKEETPVSTDILTLQSTDADEGNKLVYRIVTQPSPFAINSTTGVLSVQQTLKELGYAVQAQVSDGKFQTSAMVYITVIFPDSVVG, from the exons ATGAATGCCGTATGCCGAATCAACAAAGGTCATCCTACTAGTATGCTTTTCAATAAGGAGATAACACTCACCTGTCGCTATTCACAGACCTATAACAACATGGCGTGGATTTTAATTATATTCTCCTTATTTCTtg gAGTTGACAGTACCCATTTTAACTTCAGCGTACTGGAGAACATGCCGCCTGGGACGTACCTTGGCACG GTTGAAGGTGTTGGCGCAGGTCCGAATGATACCCTTCCAATGATCCATCTGTCACCTCCCCCTATCCCTTTCACCGTTGAATTGCGCACGGGCGGACTTTACTCCTTTTTCGGGTTGGACAGGGAAGCTAAATCTATCTACAAATTTGATGTCTTGGAGACCATTGATGGAGTAGATACACTACTAGCCAACGTAACTGTTCACATTTTAGACGTTAATGACAACGCGCCAGTGTTTTCACGTCAGATGTATAACGTTTCCATAAAAGAAGAAACACCGGTGTCAACTGACATTTTAACGTTACAATCAACAGATGCAGACGAAGGGAACAagttagtgtacagaatagtaACACAGCCGTCACCTTTCGCCATTAACTCTACGACAGGCGTTCTCTCTGTACAACAAACCCTTAAGGAGCTAGGCTATGCTGTTCAGGCCCAAGTCAGCGACG gCAAATTTCAGACCTCGGCCATGGTATATATAACGGTAATCTTTCCTGATTCCGTCGTAGGATGA
- the LOC138323299 gene encoding protocadherin gamma-B1-like — protein sequence MAWILLFLSLILGVHCTHYTFTVNELVPMATYIGQVTEVTSRPDDTSIHISPSGVPFHVDLHTGGVYVTSILDREAISIYNFDVLESIDGVDTLLANVTVYISDVNDNAPVFSRQMYNVSIKEGTPISTKILRLRAMDADVRSQLVYNILTNPSPFTIDATTGMLSIKQTLEETNYAVQVQVTDGFYQTRAWVYVKVVVPDSVVG from the exons ATGGCGTGGATTcttctttttctctctctcattTTGG GTGTGCACTGTACCCACTACACATTCACTGTGAATGAACTCGTGCCGATGGCCACGTACATCGGCCAG GTGACAGAGGTGACGTCTAGACCAGACGACACTTCCATACATATATCACCCTCCGGCGTTCCTTTCCATGTGGACCTACACACGGGTGGGGTGTACGTCACCTCCATACTGGACAGAGAAGCTATATCTATCTACAACTTTGATGTTTTGGAGTCCATTGATGGAGTAGATACACTACTGGCCAATGTAACTGTTTACATTTCAGACGTTAATGATAACGCTCCAGTGTTTTCACGTCAAATGTATAACGTTTCCATAAAAGAAGGAACACCAATATCTACCAAGATTTTGAGGTTACGAGCAATGGACGCCGATGTAAGGAGCCAGCtagtttacaatattttaacaaatcctTCGCCTTTCACAATCGATGCCACAACAGGGATGTTATCTATTAAACAAACACTAGAAGAGACAAACTACGCTGTCCAGGTTCAAGTCACTGACG GGTTTTACCAGACTCGTGCCTGGGTGTATGTGAAAGTTGTCGTTCCTGATTCCGTGGTGGGGTGA